CTTTGTGAATGCATCGACATGGGGACTATTACTGACTGGTAAAGTCGTCAGCATGGATCGTAAAGACACTAAATCAGCGGGTAATACCATTAGCCGTTTAGTCAATAAAGTATCAGAACCGATCATTCGTCAAGCAATGAACCAAGCCATGAAGATCATGGGACATCAATTTGTATTGGGTCGTGACATTGCTGAAGCACAAAAAAATGGCCGCCCACAACGCGATAAAGGCTTTACCTACTCATTCGATATGTTAGGTGAATCAGCCTTAACGACTGATGACGCCAAGAAATATTTTAATGATTACATTAAAGCGGTAGAAGCGGTTGGTAAAAACAAATATGCCAACGATAAAACGCCTGCGCCAACGGTATCAATTAAATTATCGGCATTGCATCCTCGTTATGAAGTCGCTAACGAAGCGCGTGTGATGACGGAAATGCACGACACTGTATTAGAGTTATTATTACGTGCACGTGATTTAGATGTCGGTATTACTATCGATGCGGAAGAAGCTGATCGTTTAGAACTATCATTAGCCTTGTTTGAAAAACTGTACCGTAACCCGAAACTGCAAGGTTGGGGTAAATTCGGTATCGTTGTACAAGCTTATTCTAAACGTGCGTTGCCAACATTGATTTGGCTTGCTGCATTAGCGAAAGAGCAGGGTGATGTGATTCCATTACGTTTAGTAAAAGGCGCTTATTGGGATACAGAACTTAAATTATCACAGCAAAATGGCTTTGATGCATACCCGGTTTATACACGTAAAGAAGCGACAGATGTTGCCTATCTTGCCTGTGCTCGTTTCTTATTAAGCGAGCAAATTCGCGGCTGTATCTATCCACAGTTTGCGAGTCATAATGCGCACACCGTATCAGCAATTGCGACAATGGCTGAACATAAAGACTATGAGTTCCAACGTCTACACGGTATGGGTGATGCACTCTATAACCACGCATTAGAAATATATGGTGTGGATGTACGTATCTACGCACCAGTCGGTAGCCACAAAGACTTACTGCCATACTTGGTACGTCGTTTATTAGAAAATGGCGCGAACAGCTCGTTCGTACACCGTTTAGTTGATGCTGATTGCCCTATTAGTGAATTAACAGAACATCCGGTTGATACCTTAGAAAGTCGTCCTACTTTTCATAATAGTTTGATCCCATTGCCAACGAAAATTTTTGCAGGGCGTAAAAATTCATGCAACATTAACGTTGATATTATCAGTGAGATCAAACCGTTTAATAATGAACTGACTTTACAGATGCAAAAAACATGGCAAGCAGCGCCAGTGGTTAATGGTCAAGTGATCACCACTGAATTAGAGAATGCGAAGCCAGTTAGCGCCCCTTACGATCGCCGTATTCATGTCGGTCAAGTATTGTGGTCAACACCTGCAGAAGTAACAACTGCACTTGATACTGCCGCTGATTTCTTCCCAACATGGTCTGCTGTACCTGTTGCGCAGCGTGCTGAATATTTAAATAAAGTCGCTGATTTATTAGAAGAAAATTTAGCAGAATTAGTGGCGTTATGCCATAAAGAAGCCGGTAAAACGATTCACGATAGCTTAGATGAAGTGCGTGAAGCGGTCGATTTCTGTCGTTACTATGCAATGCAAGCCACTGAAAATTTCTCGGTAGCTAAAAACCAAGTACGTTTTGATGGTATTGCCCAGCAAGTAACACGTCAGGGACAAGGTGTATTTGTTTGTATTAGCCCTTGGAACTTCCCATTAGCGATTTTCCTTGGTCAAGTTGCAGCAGCGTTAGTGGCGGGTAATACCGTGATCGCTAAGCCTGCAGAGCAAACTAGCTTGATTGCGGCACGTACGATGGAACTGATGTTAGAAGCTGGTCTACCAAAAGAAGCTGTGCATTTACTGCCTGGTAGCGGTGCGACGGTTGGTTCATTATTGACTGCTGACGAACGTATTGCGGGTGTAGTGTTTACTGGTTCAACAGAAACAGCGCAAGTGATTAACCGTGCATTAGCGAAGCGTGACACTAACGTGGCGACGTTGATTGCTGAAACGGGTGGTCAAAATACCATGATCGTTGATAGTACGGCGCTGCCAGAGCAAGTTGTTCGCGATGTGATGCGATCTGCATTTGCCTCTGCGGGTCAACGCTGTTCAGCACTACGCGTATTGTTTGTACAAGAAGATATTGCTGACCGTATTACCACGTTGATTAAAGGCGCAATGCAAGAATTGCATGTTGGTCTGCCACAGCAACATCATACCGATGTGGGTCCAGTGATTGATTTACTGGCGAAGAAAAAACTACAAGCGCACATTGATAAAATGCGCGGCACAAGCAAAGTGGTTGGTGAAGTGACGTTGAGTGATGAATGTAATTTTGGTGACTTTATTGCGCCTATCGCATTTGAAATTGACAGTATTAACCAACTAGAAAATGAACAGTTCGGTCCTATTTTACATATCGTGCGTTATAAAGCGGCTGACTTAAGCAAGGTGATTAGCGAAATCAATGCCACTGGTTTTGGTTTAACCATGGGGATCCACAGTCGTAATGAACGCAGCTACACTGATATCGAACGCCAAGTTCGAGTGGGTAACTGCTACATCAACCGCGACCAAGTTGGTGCTGTTGTTGGTGTACAACCATTCGGTGGACAAGGGTTATCAGGTACGGGTCCAAAAGCAGGTGGTCCACATTACCTCTATCGTTTCACTAAGCAAGTTGTTAGCGCTTAAGCTGCGCCACTGTAAATTAAGGAGTTAAACCATGGTTGTAAAAAATAAAGTAGTACAGACGCAGCAGCTGATTGAAACTGGCCTTTGTGCATGGGCAAGTTGGAATGATCTTGGTGTGATCGCTCGTGCAGAGTTGATTGGCAAATGGGTTGATATTATTAGCCAAGAAGCGGCACTGGGTAAACTTGCTGGTGAAATGGCTAAATACCAAAAACACCAAGCTATCACGCTTATCGGCGATGAAAAATTAATGCCAGGACCGACAGGTGAAGTGAATGAACTTTACAGTGCTGGACGTGGTTTATTTGTTGTTGCGGCGACAGACGCAGAGCAAAGCAGCACGATTAATGCCATTGTTGGTCATATCAGTGCAGCCTTGTTAGCAGGTAATACCTTGGTATTAGCACTGCCGCAAGCACAACAAGCATTGCAGTTTGTATTACTTAATACGTTACACGCAGCAGGTGTTCCTGATCTTGTTGTGCAAGGCGCAGAAGAAAGTGAGCTGACGGCACTGATTGAATCACCAAAAGTAGCGGGTGTTGCTTTTACTGGTGATGATAAAA
This genomic window from Moritella sp. F3 contains:
- a CDS encoding aldehyde dehydrogenase family protein; amino-acid sequence: MVVKNKVVQTQQLIETGLCAWASWNDLGVIARAELIGKWVDIISQEAALGKLAGEMAKYQKHQAITLIGDEKLMPGPTGEVNELYSAGRGLFVVAATDAEQSSTINAIVGHISAALLAGNTLVLALPQAQQALQFVLLNTLHAAGVPDLVVQGAEESELTALIESPKVAGVAFTGDDKTAQTINRTLSTRDGLLAQLVAEVSGSALAYVTDTHFILRFITERTRTINITAVGGNATLLELGGGDH
- the putA gene encoding bifunctional proline dehydrogenase/L-glutamate gamma-semialdehyde dehydrogenase PutA, whose translation is MFKALDALSPSFIDRPMDELWQLISPLYMVDESKWLAELLPMARPSAEEKSQITTNATVLIERVRADKQAIQMIDALLLEYSLDTKEGILLMCLAEALMRIPDAATADALIRDKLSVADWKSHLKNSDSTFVNASTWGLLLTGKVVSMDRKDTKSAGNTISRLVNKVSEPIIRQAMNQAMKIMGHQFVLGRDIAEAQKNGRPQRDKGFTYSFDMLGESALTTDDAKKYFNDYIKAVEAVGKNKYANDKTPAPTVSIKLSALHPRYEVANEARVMTEMHDTVLELLLRARDLDVGITIDAEEADRLELSLALFEKLYRNPKLQGWGKFGIVVQAYSKRALPTLIWLAALAKEQGDVIPLRLVKGAYWDTELKLSQQNGFDAYPVYTRKEATDVAYLACARFLLSEQIRGCIYPQFASHNAHTVSAIATMAEHKDYEFQRLHGMGDALYNHALEIYGVDVRIYAPVGSHKDLLPYLVRRLLENGANSSFVHRLVDADCPISELTEHPVDTLESRPTFHNSLIPLPTKIFAGRKNSCNINVDIISEIKPFNNELTLQMQKTWQAAPVVNGQVITTELENAKPVSAPYDRRIHVGQVLWSTPAEVTTALDTAADFFPTWSAVPVAQRAEYLNKVADLLEENLAELVALCHKEAGKTIHDSLDEVREAVDFCRYYAMQATENFSVAKNQVRFDGIAQQVTRQGQGVFVCISPWNFPLAIFLGQVAAALVAGNTVIAKPAEQTSLIAARTMELMLEAGLPKEAVHLLPGSGATVGSLLTADERIAGVVFTGSTETAQVINRALAKRDTNVATLIAETGGQNTMIVDSTALPEQVVRDVMRSAFASAGQRCSALRVLFVQEDIADRITTLIKGAMQELHVGLPQQHHTDVGPVIDLLAKKKLQAHIDKMRGTSKVVGEVTLSDECNFGDFIAPIAFEIDSINQLENEQFGPILHIVRYKAADLSKVISEINATGFGLTMGIHSRNERSYTDIERQVRVGNCYINRDQVGAVVGVQPFGGQGLSGTGPKAGGPHYLYRFTKQVVSA